The segment TAGAACAGGTGGCGGATTATAAAAGCAAAACAAACTCAATCGGGTTTTCATTCAGATATTATGTTGAGGGAATTATAAAGAATCCTGATATAAAAATGATCTCGATTGACGGCGCTGCACCGACCTCCGAAAACATCAGAAACGGCAGTTATCCCATGCTTACGCCGATTTATGCTGTTACATACAAGGAAAATCAAAACGGCAATGTTGACAAATTACTTGAATGGATTTTATCCGATGAGGGGCAATACATTATAAACGAAACAGGTTATGTGGGAATAAAGAATTAGGAGGACAGTACAATGAAAAAACTATTATCAATTATTTTAACTGCCGCAATATCGGCAGCATCAGCAATTTCGGCTTTTGCTTACGACAAGACAAATATAACCGTTCATAATACGGAAAAACACGGCTTATATATAACTGTCGGCGGAACGAAAATATATTGCGATAAAACCGAACTGCCGTTTATTGACGAAAATGACAGAACGCAAATTCCCGTCCGTGCCGTCAGCAATGCGCTGGGCAAAAAGGCAGATTGGAACGATACCGACAAGACAGTCACAATTTCAGATTATAACGATGACAAAAATACTGTTATTTTTACTATTGATTCCAAATCAATGCTTAAAAATAATAAAGCAGTCAATATGGATACAGAACCTAAAATATTCAACAATCATACATATGTGCCGCTTAAGTTTTTGGGTGAGGCTTTTGGATGTGATGTAGACTATACAACCGAAGACAGATTTTCGGATATAACCGTAAGCCGCATATCTGATTTTGCAGGATTCAATCAGGCTGACAGTATTACCGTATGGGGCGATATAGAAGGCCTTTTCCACGAAGCCGGAGCGCTTGGCTCTATAATGCCGTATGAAGGTGAAGCGCCTGACTTAAATGCAAATTATATAAGCGCATATAGGGTAACAATGCCTGAGAATGACACTAATTCGGAATTTGATGTCTATTGGGACACCTTGTATCATAAAACTTTTGTAAAAACGGGCGTCGTTTTATATACGGCAAACGAAGCCTTCCCTCGCTTTTTGGATTCCCTTTTGGAAGCAGGCGGCGATGCGATTTATGTTGTTGATGATAAGGACAGAGAGTTGTTTGCAAAATACGGTTGGAATATAAATTATAAACTTGCGTCGCTTACAGATGCTTTGCCGCAATTTAAGGAGCTTGGCGATTTTTTCGCAAATGAGTATTATTATCTCTACAACAATGAGCTTTCAAAGGATATTGGACTTGATTTAAGCAAGTATGC is part of the Qingrenia yutianensis genome and harbors:
- a CDS encoding stalk domain-containing protein: MKKLLSIILTAAISAASAISAFAYDKTNITVHNTEKHGLYITVGGTKIYCDKTELPFIDENDRTQIPVRAVSNALGKKADWNDTDKTVTISDYNDDKNTVIFTIDSKSMLKNNKAVNMDTEPKIFNNHTYVPLKFLGEAFGCDVDYTTEDRFSDITVSRISDFAGFNQADSITVWGDIEGLFHEAGALGSIMPYEGEAPDLNANYISAYRVTMPENDTNSEFDVYWDTLYHKTFVKTGVVLYTANEAFPRFLDSLLEAGGDAIYVVDDKDRELFAKYGWNINYKLASLTDALPQFKELGDFFANEYYYLYNNELSKDIGLDLSKYAEKAVTVDIYQLREGMPEKFYPITTARGIVVKYENEIIGAFISTGRHQVENACSLSGKSFDEITNMSFADFIVPLLKSEDDMKSKTPEEIIKMYCEALNEKDEDTAIQCIAKTTMFGGVTSNLLNTELYDSIPHLPLTNKTFVKDDERRIDNIKSISNVEIKPHNNKNSDEKHKSYTVTFDAEYVREEAISNGNQYWICTMVYESDNTGWKIASFGH